A single genomic interval of Calypte anna isolate BGI_N300 chromosome 3, bCalAnn1_v1.p, whole genome shotgun sequence harbors:
- the BIRC5 gene encoding baculoviral IAP repeat-containing protein 5: MAAGAEGAAVLPEEWRLYLVSTRAATFRNWPFTESCACTPERMAAAGFVHCPVENGPDVVQCFFCLKELEGWEPDDDPLEEHKKHSTSCAFLSLKKDPTNLTLQEFLKLDKERMKNSIKKQISQKVTEVGDAASNARHEIEKFDS, translated from the exons ATGGCTGCCGGCGCGGAGGGTGCGGCGGTGCTGCCCGAGGAATGGCGGCTTTACCTCGTCTCCACCCGCGCTGCCACCTTCCGCAACTGGCCCTTCACCGAGAGCTGCGCCTGCACGCCCGAGCGG ATGGCGGCGGCAGGATTCGTGCACTGTCCCGTTGAGAACGGCCCCGACGTGGTGCAGTGCTTCTTCTGCCTCAAGGAACTGGAGGGCTGGGAGCCCGACGACGACCCGCT gGAGGAACACAAAAAACACTCCACGAGCTgtgcttttctctcccttaaGAAAGATCCTACTAACCTGACGCTGCAGGAATTCCTAAAGCTGgacaaagaaagaatgaaaaattcaatT aaaaaacaaatttctcaGAAGGTGACTGAGGTGGGAGATGCCGCCAGCAACGCTCGTCATGAAATAGAGAAGTTTGACTCTTAG
- the DZANK1 gene encoding double zinc ribbon and ankyrin repeat-containing protein 1 yields the protein MTAGSVSVPQVIPLRIPLPGKAKHQIDTNTLVEIKSDGSKPELIRKPGYGEHSTFKYKGPIILPVGRIMVKALAVTKDCRESTIVTKVFLVEYKQPNILFSVGHNDKDFLKYTTTTQEREGGITTKPKKNGVNVEIKSAWSEAPQDFQDLETERKTGHRSLQGPQLLASRLETKEYREECTSTLQLESLQFASSSAVTSQKSLASTQLARISRETDFLRCAHCSAPRLSDPLAHFCQECGSPVPPVPVCRFPPPEGSQMAPCLECRNLVPMNTPTCIVCESPIAPQLQPQNNVCIKGKVICQVCGTGNPLHHKHCVTCESKLPVIQTPMFGGDIPLPYPSQQRKTVPCSKCNHENQYDAHFCDRCGAKPGPPPSYFTCFKCGRSNRPYARFCGSCGVYIEPPSSMSSQNGSGDSLAFSEAKRFQAQIVWQSLPISLPKSRPELKEREDKGTQTIGLFYPSSKLLEKKELELISQKEKLEKMSDHKPLLTAISPGKGYWRKQLDHVCAHLRSYAQNNLEFRALIGEPHMGKINSATIHEDDCEVTITLNYALAIKDNHTNKPVKFSSHYLNTVTEARGEQDSNQTSFGKDDHNLFHSRGKTKRTNSRTLTGKEDKLPPESRQLLDELGPNGKARIMLLDQLLSEGADPNCTSEEDRPALTVAVLNKHAEAISLLVKKGADIDQQSGLHNNTALHEAVLLGLEGVECIRVLLHCNASIKKKNAEGQSAYDLAITDGNNEIISLFTSELGQETLDKLTKPRSIDLIGV from the exons ATGGTAGTAAACCAGAACTCATTAGGAAACCTGGCTATGGAGAGCATAGTACTTTTAAGTATAAGGGTCCTATCATATTACCTGTTGGGAGAATAATGGTCAAGGCCCTGGCAGTTACAAA GGACTGCAGGGAGAGTACAATTGTAACAAAGGTGTTTCTGGTAGAGTACAAGCAACCAAACATCCTCTTCTCTGTTGGACACAATGACAAAGATTTCCTAAAATATACCACCACCACACAG GAGAGGGAAGGTGGAATTACtacaaaaccaaagaagaaTGGGGTGAATGTAGAAATCAAGTCTGCCTGGAGTGAAGCACCACAAGATTTTCAAG atttagaaacagaaagaaagactgGTCACAGGTCTCTGCAAGGACCACAGCTCCTTGCCAGTCGCTTGGAAACAAAAGAATATAGAGAGGAATGCACCTCAACACTACAGTTAGAGTCATTGCAG TTTGCTAGTTCTTCTGCAGTGACTAGCCAGAAAAGCTTAGCAAGCACACAGTTGGCAAGGATCTCGAGGGAAACAGATTTCCTCAG ATGTGCACACTGTTCTGCACCTCGCCTATCTGACCCCTTGGCTCACTTCTGTCAGGAATGTGGATCTCCTGTTCCACCTGTGCCAGTATGTCGCTTCCCTCCCCCTGAAGGATCACAG ATGGCACCATGTCTTGAGTGCAGAAATCTTGTACCAATGAACACACCCACTTGTATTGTGTGTGAGTCACCAATAGCTCCACAGCTGCAGCCCCAAAACAACGTCTGCATAAAG GGTAAAGTAATTTGTCAGGTGTGTGGCACAGGAAATCCTCTTCACCATAAGCACTGTGTGACTTGTGAAAGCAAACTGCCTGTAATACAGACG cCTATGTTTGGAGGAGACATCCCCCTGCCTTATCCCAGCCAGCAAAGGAAGACAGTTCCATGCTCCAAATGCAATCATGAGAACCAATATGATGCCCATTTCTGTGATCGGTGTGGAGCCAAG CCTGGACCTCCCCCATCCTATTTCACGTGTTTCAAGTGTGGTAGGAGCAACCGTCCGTACGCTCGCTTCTGTGGGTCCTGTGGTGTTTACATAGAGCCCCCATCAAGCATGAGTTCTCAGAATGGCAGTGGAGACTCACTGGCATTTTCTGAG GCTAAACGATTTCAAGCTCAAATTGTCTGGCAGTCTCTTCCTATTTCCTTGCCCAAATCAAGGCCAGAactaaaagaaagagaagataaagGAACCCAAACAATTGGACTTTTTTACCCATCTAGCAAGCTGTTGGAAAAGAAGGAGCTTGAGCTaatttcacaaaaagaaaagctggaaaaaatgagTGATCATAAGCCTCTTCTGACAGCCATTAGTCCTGGAAAAG GTTACTGGAGAAAACAGCTTGATCATGTCTGTGCTCACCTTAGAAGCTACGCTCAGAACAACCTTGAATTCAGAGCACTGATTGGAGAACCTCATATGGGAAAG ATTAATTCTGCTACCATCCATGAGGATGACTGTGAAGTTACTATTACATTGAATTATGCTCTTGCTATTAAG GATAATCATACTAATAAACCAGTGAAGTTCAGCAGTCATTACCTGAATACTGTAACAGAAGCCAGAGGTGAACAGGACAGCAATCAGACTAGTTttg GCAAGGATGATCATAATCTTTTCCATTCAAGAGGcaaaacaaagagaacaaaTTCAAGAACACttacaggaaaagaagataaGCTCCCC CCAGAGTCCAGGCAATTACTGGATGAGTTGGGTCCAAATGGGAAAGCAAGAATCATGTTGCTAGACCAATTGCTCAGTGAA GGAGCTGACCCGAACTGCACCAGCGAGGAGGACCGACCTGCTCTCACAGTTGCTGTCCTTAACAAGCATGCAGAAGCAATCTCCCTTCTCGTGAAGAAAGGCGCTGACATTGATCAACAGTCAGGACT GCACAACAATACTGCTCTCCATGAGGCAGTTCTGCTTGGATTGGAGGGAGTGGAGTGCATCCGAGTCCTGCTACA CTGCAATGCAAgtataaaaaagaagaatgcaGAAGGGCAATCAGCATATGATTTGGCTATTACAGatggaaataatgaaattatttccttgttcACAAGTGAGCTTGGACAGGAAACACTGGACAAACTTACAAAACCCAGGAGCATTGATCTTATTGGTGTGTGA